One genomic window of Corynebacterium diphtheriae includes the following:
- a CDS encoding RecT family recombinase: MSTTVSTTDNSQDLVGTTNDRGVYRTGENSKYTPEERDQLRALAGLDEASDADLDMLKMVANRTGLDPFAKEIYLIGRKTKTGGYRGEPVRWETKWTVQAGIDGFRKVTRRWADARNESVSIQPATFFKEDGTETPIWLKKWGFPVAASVTIRIGDAETTHVVMWDEYAQTKKDGGYTQMWNDKPTTMLGKCAEAGAHRKICSLTAGMYVEEEMQTVQATAQRMDQNNAESAAQVRAQLMAKKPEQEQITQQPAQEVNNTELIEQLKNMITSATTMEQLHQVPRPENLTPQEDAILEELWNTRATEITN; encoded by the coding sequence ATGAGCACCACAGTTTCAACCACAGATAACAGCCAAGATCTTGTAGGCACCACTAACGACCGCGGCGTCTACCGTACGGGTGAGAACAGCAAATACACCCCCGAAGAACGTGACCAGCTTCGTGCACTCGCAGGACTAGATGAGGCATCAGATGCTGACCTCGATATGCTCAAAATGGTTGCGAATCGCACCGGATTAGACCCATTCGCCAAGGAAATCTATCTCATTGGGCGCAAAACAAAAACAGGTGGTTACCGTGGCGAACCAGTGCGCTGGGAAACCAAGTGGACCGTTCAAGCCGGTATTGACGGTTTCCGAAAAGTCACCCGCCGTTGGGCGGATGCCCGGAATGAATCGGTATCCATCCAGCCCGCGACGTTCTTCAAAGAAGATGGAACCGAAACCCCAATCTGGTTAAAGAAGTGGGGTTTCCCTGTTGCCGCGTCTGTCACCATCCGTATCGGAGACGCGGAAACCACCCACGTTGTGATGTGGGATGAGTACGCACAAACCAAGAAGGATGGCGGCTACACACAAATGTGGAACGACAAGCCAACCACCATGCTCGGAAAGTGTGCAGAAGCAGGCGCCCACCGAAAAATCTGTTCTCTCACAGCAGGCATGTACGTGGAAGAAGAAATGCAGACCGTACAGGCAACGGCGCAACGCATGGACCAAAACAACGCTGAGTCTGCCGCACAAGTACGCGCACAACTCATGGCTAAAAAGCCAGAGCAAGAACAAATCACCCAGCAGCCAGCGCAAGAGGTCAACAACACCGAACTGATCGAACAGCTCAAAAACATGATCACTAGCGCAACCACCATGGAACAACTGCACCAAGTTCCACGCCCTGAAAACCTCACCCCACAAGAAGACGCAATCCTAGAAGAACTGTGGAACACCAGGGCCACAGAAATCACCAACTAA
- a CDS encoding YqaJ viral recombinase family protein: MPSTLVTTPLTPGATEWRKAITASKVPAILGLSQYQTRADIHLGMNDILKEDTIDSVTQARFDWGHDAEDSLCKFWARYHEGVALSDGEVGYTNTDLDFPNQVLLDRVATFPDGTQTILECKTSTDYAKWGAEGDPLPADVFAQVLAQMGISGIHSAVVIAQVGSTIPRFYHLEFDSELWADVTQELKRFFDSTNANTAPPISTDVLNEVTKATGSPTVNDAMEVPINAISDYLSVCIEIEELIKQKEKLEQEALIPLMGDHRQLKVDGYVVASASTRFTKKTVEVLFADQLKDDRIYENVSQKRLQPELVKKIYPEMYEAGCTPKVAFKPASLVKKYANL, encoded by the coding sequence ATGCCATCCACACTCGTCACAACACCGCTCACCCCAGGAGCCACCGAATGGCGCAAGGCCATCACCGCATCAAAAGTCCCCGCCATCCTCGGGCTAAGCCAATACCAAACCCGAGCCGACATCCATCTAGGAATGAACGACATTCTCAAAGAAGACACTATCGATTCTGTGACACAAGCACGCTTCGATTGGGGTCACGATGCCGAAGACTCACTGTGCAAGTTTTGGGCACGCTACCACGAAGGTGTTGCCCTGTCTGATGGTGAAGTCGGTTACACGAACACTGATCTTGATTTCCCCAACCAAGTCCTTCTTGATCGCGTCGCCACATTCCCCGATGGAACACAAACCATATTGGAGTGCAAAACCTCAACCGATTATGCGAAGTGGGGCGCGGAAGGCGACCCACTACCGGCCGATGTGTTCGCTCAGGTGCTTGCTCAAATGGGCATTTCCGGCATTCACAGTGCGGTCGTGATCGCACAGGTTGGCAGTACGATTCCACGGTTCTACCATCTGGAATTTGATTCTGAGCTATGGGCGGATGTCACTCAAGAGCTTAAACGATTCTTCGATTCCACTAACGCCAACACAGCTCCACCAATCAGCACAGATGTACTCAACGAGGTCACCAAAGCAACCGGTTCCCCAACCGTTAACGACGCAATGGAAGTTCCCATCAACGCGATAAGCGATTATCTCTCAGTGTGCATTGAAATTGAAGAACTCATCAAGCAGAAAGAAAAACTTGAACAGGAAGCCCTAATCCCCCTGATGGGAGATCACCGGCAGCTTAAAGTCGACGGCTATGTTGTTGCTAGCGCCAGCACCCGATTCACCAAAAAGACAGTGGAAGTCTTATTTGCCGATCAACTAAAAGATGATCGCATCTATGAGAATGTGTCACAAAAGCGCCTACAGCCTGAACTTGTGAAGAAAATCTACCCGGAGATGTACGAGGCTGGATGCACACCAAAGGTGGCGTTCAAACCAGCGTCTTTGGTGAAAAAATACGCAAATCTGTAA